A genomic window from Pseudohongiella acticola includes:
- a CDS encoding S-methyl-5'-thioinosine phosphorylase: MLAFIGGTGLNQLPGFEVERVAQVQTPYQDAAVPVARGHLPGDSAAVHFLPRHGDGHTVPPHRINYRANMFALRELGITSVLAVNAVGGIHRQMGPGVIAIPEQIIDYTHGRAHTYFDGDAVDIESVDRFTASVTHIDFTEPYNRSLRQLLMASADELNLPVWPQGVYGATQGPRLESVAEVRRLQNDGCDMVGMTGMPEAALARELGLAYASVCLSVNWAAGLSDDVITMPAIRAVLAQGMDQIHHLLLTAARRFPEMR; the protein is encoded by the coding sequence ATGTTAGCGTTTATTGGTGGCACCGGCCTGAATCAGTTGCCCGGTTTTGAGGTGGAACGGGTGGCCCAGGTGCAGACGCCGTATCAGGATGCGGCGGTGCCGGTTGCGCGCGGCCATCTGCCGGGTGATTCAGCGGCCGTGCATTTTCTGCCGCGTCATGGGGACGGACATACAGTGCCGCCACATCGTATCAACTATCGCGCCAATATGTTTGCTCTGCGCGAGCTGGGGATCACCTCGGTGCTGGCCGTTAATGCGGTGGGCGGTATCCATCGACAGATGGGGCCTGGTGTCATCGCCATTCCGGAGCAGATCATTGATTACACCCATGGTCGGGCACACACCTATTTTGACGGCGATGCGGTTGATATTGAGTCTGTGGACCGTTTCACGGCCAGTGTCACTCACATCGATTTTACCGAGCCTTATAACAGGTCGCTGCGGCAGTTGTTAATGGCCAGTGCAGATGAGCTGAATCTGCCGGTCTGGCCGCAGGGTGTCTATGGCGCCACGCAGGGGCCGCGGCTGGAAAGCGTGGCTGAAGTCCGCCGTCTGCAGAATGATGGCTGCGATATGGTGGGTATGACCGGCATGCCTGAGGCGGCGCTGGCACGTGAACTGGGTCTGGCGTATGCCAGCGTGTGTCTGTCGGTGAACTGGGCGGCGGGTCTGTCAGACGATGTCATCACCATGCCTGCCATCCGTGC
- a CDS encoding FkbM family methyltransferase, producing MKRLLMLLWHQKQRLPGALPRAIYKQMRRRGYAPAYEFTSDFFGLEYHGNLSNNIDFAIYFYGAFEKPLLYFMRDAIEAIAEHDGVFVDVGANVGQHSLFMSQRAKSVIAFEPYAPVRERLAHQIRLNAIRNIKVESLGLSDDNTLQAFYAPTGDNAGIGSFDESTTEKGNVLLGELELIRGDDYFADNPPDYLHMIKIDVEGFEKPALQGLQKTLQRYRPLIICELSYGNALSFKTRDEIMQCLPENYVLLQFNKRNSDGSKNRRKDGKSRISGAYDLIPYAGPLDTGQDDLIACPLEYRQTIPRVGV from the coding sequence ATGAAACGATTATTGATGCTGCTGTGGCACCAGAAACAGCGACTGCCGGGCGCGCTGCCCCGCGCCATCTACAAACAGATGCGCAGACGCGGCTACGCGCCCGCCTATGAATTCACTTCGGATTTTTTTGGTCTGGAATATCATGGCAATCTGAGTAACAACATTGATTTCGCCATTTATTTCTACGGCGCATTTGAAAAACCACTGCTGTATTTCATGCGGGACGCGATTGAGGCCATTGCCGAACACGACGGTGTGTTTGTGGATGTCGGCGCCAATGTCGGCCAGCATTCGTTATTCATGTCGCAACGCGCCAAATCTGTCATCGCCTTTGAGCCCTATGCGCCAGTCCGCGAGCGCCTGGCGCATCAGATTCGACTGAATGCGATACGCAACATCAAGGTAGAGTCGTTGGGCCTGAGCGATGACAACACCCTGCAGGCGTTCTATGCCCCTACCGGCGATAACGCCGGCATTGGCTCTTTTGACGAAAGCACCACTGAAAAGGGCAATGTCCTGCTCGGCGAGCTGGAGTTGATACGGGGAGACGATTACTTTGCCGACAACCCACCAGACTATCTGCACATGATCAAGATTGACGTGGAGGGTTTTGAAAAACCGGCCCTGCAGGGCTTGCAGAAAACCCTGCAGCGCTACCGGCCACTGATCATCTGTGAACTGAGCTACGGCAATGCCCTGTCATTCAAAACCCGCGACGAAATCATGCAGTGCCTGCCGGAGAACTACGTGCTGCTGCAGTTCAACAAACGCAACTCTGACGGCAGCAAGAACCGCCGCAAAGACGGCAAATCACGCATCAGCGGCGCCTATGACCTGATTCCCTACGCCGGACCACTGGACACCGGCCAGGATGACCTGATCGCCTGCCCGCTGGAGTACCGGCAAACGATTCCCCGGGTCGGTGTGTAA
- the cysS gene encoding cysteine--tRNA ligase — protein MNNDLQIYNTLSRKKERFVPMQPGKVNLYVCGVTTYDYCHIGHARMFVAFDVIVRYLRYLGYDVNYVRNITDIDDKILRRAKENDEYFADLTERFIAASHEDEAALSVLRPDHEPRATAHITEIITMIEKLIAQEYAYRASNGDVYYAVRQFDGYGKLSNKNPEELLAGARIEVGELKRDPRDFALWKAAKDEEVGWDSPWGYGRPGWHIECSAMSTCCLGESFDIHGGGSDLMFPHHENEIAQSEAATGKHLANYWMHNGSVRVDNVKMSKSLGNFFTVREVLARYPAEVVRYLLVASQYRSPINYSDQGLEQAAAALERLYLAIRDAGAETARDLTNSRYEKAFRQAMDDDFNTPEAVAILFELARDLNKAKAEDPAHAGELARLLVKLSGVLGLLQGSAEDFLRNSAADVDAAAIDDLIAQRRQARQDKNWALADEIRDKLNAMKVVVEDGADGSRWRIERE, from the coding sequence ATGAATAACGATTTACAGATCTACAACACGCTGTCACGCAAAAAAGAGCGCTTTGTGCCCATGCAGCCGGGCAAGGTGAACCTGTATGTCTGCGGTGTCACGACCTACGATTACTGCCATATTGGTCACGCACGCATGTTTGTTGCCTTCGATGTCATCGTGCGTTATTTGCGTTATCTGGGTTATGACGTCAATTATGTGCGTAATATCACTGATATAGATGACAAAATCCTGCGCCGCGCCAAGGAAAACGATGAGTATTTTGCCGACCTGACAGAGCGATTTATTGCCGCTTCGCATGAAGACGAAGCAGCCCTGTCTGTTTTGCGTCCTGATCACGAGCCGCGCGCTACCGCGCATATCACTGAGATCATTACCATGATCGAGAAGCTGATTGCGCAGGAGTATGCCTATCGCGCCAGCAACGGCGATGTGTATTACGCAGTGCGGCAATTTGATGGTTACGGCAAACTCTCCAACAAGAACCCGGAGGAGTTGCTAGCTGGCGCCCGCATCGAAGTCGGTGAGCTGAAGCGTGATCCGCGTGATTTTGCGTTATGGAAGGCGGCCAAAGACGAGGAAGTGGGCTGGGACTCGCCCTGGGGTTATGGTCGACCGGGTTGGCACATTGAGTGCTCGGCAATGTCGACTTGCTGCCTGGGGGAGTCGTTCGATATCCATGGCGGTGGCTCCGATCTGATGTTCCCACATCACGAAAACGAGATTGCACAATCGGAAGCAGCCACTGGCAAACATTTAGCCAATTACTGGATGCATAATGGATCGGTGCGAGTCGACAATGTAAAGATGTCGAAGTCGCTGGGCAATTTTTTCACGGTGCGTGAGGTGTTGGCCAGGTATCCGGCAGAAGTGGTGCGCTATCTGCTGGTGGCAAGCCAGTATCGTAGCCCCATCAACTATTCGGATCAGGGGCTGGAACAGGCAGCAGCGGCGTTGGAGCGGCTGTATCTGGCAATTCGTGATGCGGGCGCGGAGACAGCCCGTGACTTGACCAACAGCCGTTATGAAAAAGCGTTTCGCCAGGCCATGGATGACGATTTTAATACGCCTGAGGCCGTGGCTATCCTGTTTGAACTGGCACGGGACCTGAATAAGGCGAAAGCTGAGGACCCGGCGCATGCGGGTGAGCTGGCGAGACTGCTGGTGAAGCTGAGTGGGGTTCTGGGCCTGTTGCAGGGTTCAGCGGAGGACTTTCTTCGCAATAGCGCTGCTGACGTGGATGCGGCGGCCATTGATGATCTGATCGCGCAGCGGCGACAGGCGCGTCAGGACAAGAACTGGGCGCTGGCGGATGAGATTCGCGATAAACTTAATGCCATGAAAGTGGTGGTGGAGGATGGCGCGGATGGCAGCCGCTGGCGTATTGAAAGGGAGTAG